One window of the Clupea harengus chromosome 20, Ch_v2.0.2, whole genome shotgun sequence genome contains the following:
- the pdlim3b gene encoding PDZ and LIM domain protein 3b isoform X1, whose protein sequence is MPQNVVLDGPAPWGFRLAGGKDFNQPLTISRVTPGSKASLANLCPGDVILAIEGEPADGLTHGEAQLKIKDFTNQLTFKIERPQSWLWSPAVATDDGKVNPFKINLEAEQQEFKPIGTGHNRRAQPFVAASLEDNRQVVSSSYNTPIGLYSAGNIQDALHGQIRGLPHDKPEGKAQGLMGNAVQGGSNLPQSITQPVAHPNPVLATSAQYNSPIALYSEANAESVQQQAQMSAVEEHSSPSGKMLSSIEDSHVYRMLQDNQDLPHEPRQSGSFRALQDYIESDGSRPLVTRSVRAPVTKPSPAASILSKLPLCDKCGQGIVGPVVKARDKFRHPACFLCADCNINLKQKGYFFVEGQLYCEAHARVHTVPKDGHDLITVYPSN, encoded by the exons atgcCACAGAACGTGGTCCTGGACGGACCTGCCCCCTGGGGATTTCGCCTCGCGGGAGGCAAGGACTTCAACCAGCCCCTGACCATCTCCAGG GTAACCCCTGGTAGTAAGGCCTCACTGGCAAACCTGTGCCCAGGTGATGTCATCCTTGCAATAGAAGGGGAGCCAGCAGATGGCCTGACCCATGGCGAAGCCCAGCTAAAGATCAAAGACTTCACCAACCAGCTCACCTTCAAGATTGAGAG ACCCCAATCCTGGCTCTGGTCCCCCGCGGTTGCCACCGACGACGGTAAAGTGAACCCGTTCAAAATCAACCTGGAGGCTGAACAGCAA GAGTTCAAACCGATCGGCACAGGGCACAACCGGAGAGCCCAGCCATTTGTGGCCGCCAGCCTGGAGGACAACCGGCAGGTGGTGAGCTCGTCCTACAACACACCCATAGGCCTCTACTCCGCGGGAAACATCCAGGATGCCCTCCACGGACAGATCCGGGGCCTCCCCCATGACAAGCCAGAGGG CAAAGCACAAGGGCTCATGGGAAATGCAGTTCAGGGTGGCAGCAATCTCCCCCAGTCCATCACTCAACCGGTTGCTCACCCCAACCCGGTCCTTGCCACCTCTGCTCAGTATAACTCACCCATTGCTTTGTACTCGGAGGCCAACGCCGAAAGCGTTCAACAGCAGGCTCAGATGTCTGCTGTCGAGGAGCACTCGTCACCAAG TGGAAAAATGCTGTCATCCATTGAGGACTCCCATGTATACCGCATGCTCCAGGACAACCAGGACCTGCCCCACGAGCCCAGGCAGTCCGGCTCATTCAGAGCTCTCCAGGACTACATTGAGAGCGATG GCAGCAGGCCCCTGGTGACCAGAAGTGTACGAGCTCCAGTGACGAAGCCCTCCCCGGCAGCCAGCATACTGTCCAAGCTGCCGCTGTGTGATAAATGTGGCCAAGGCATTGT GGGCCCCGTGGTGAAGGCCCGGGACAAGTTCCGCCACCCGGCTTGTTTCCTGTGCGCCGACTGTAATATCAACCTGAAGCAGAAGGGCTACTTCTTCGTGGAGGGCCAGCTGTACTGCGAGGCGCACGCCCGGGTCCACACGGTGCCTAAGGATGGTCACGACCTCATCACTGTTTATCCTTCCAATTaa
- the pdlim3b gene encoding PDZ and LIM domain protein 3b isoform X2 encodes MPQNVVLDGPAPWGFRLAGGKDFNQPLTISRVTPGSKASLANLCPGDVILAIEGEPADGLTHGEAQLKIKDFTNQLTFKIERPQSWLWSPAVATDDGKVNPFKINLEAEQQDLGYFEHKFNVRPKPFSLSGQHSKAQGLMGNAVQGGSNLPQSITQPVAHPNPVLATSAQYNSPIALYSEANAESVQQQAQMSAVEEHSSPSGKMLSSIEDSHVYRMLQDNQDLPHEPRQSGSFRALQDYIESDGSRPLVTRSVRAPVTKPSPAASILSKLPLCDKCGQGIVGPVVKARDKFRHPACFLCADCNINLKQKGYFFVEGQLYCEAHARVHTVPKDGHDLITVYPSN; translated from the exons atgcCACAGAACGTGGTCCTGGACGGACCTGCCCCCTGGGGATTTCGCCTCGCGGGAGGCAAGGACTTCAACCAGCCCCTGACCATCTCCAGG GTAACCCCTGGTAGTAAGGCCTCACTGGCAAACCTGTGCCCAGGTGATGTCATCCTTGCAATAGAAGGGGAGCCAGCAGATGGCCTGACCCATGGCGAAGCCCAGCTAAAGATCAAAGACTTCACCAACCAGCTCACCTTCAAGATTGAGAG ACCCCAATCCTGGCTCTGGTCCCCCGCGGTTGCCACCGACGACGGTAAAGTGAACCCGTTCAAAATCAACCTGGAGGCTGAACAGCAA GATCTAGGTTACTTTGAACACAAGTTTAATGTCAGACCAAAGCCCTTCTCACTCTCAGGCCAACACAG CAAAGCACAAGGGCTCATGGGAAATGCAGTTCAGGGTGGCAGCAATCTCCCCCAGTCCATCACTCAACCGGTTGCTCACCCCAACCCGGTCCTTGCCACCTCTGCTCAGTATAACTCACCCATTGCTTTGTACTCGGAGGCCAACGCCGAAAGCGTTCAACAGCAGGCTCAGATGTCTGCTGTCGAGGAGCACTCGTCACCAAG TGGAAAAATGCTGTCATCCATTGAGGACTCCCATGTATACCGCATGCTCCAGGACAACCAGGACCTGCCCCACGAGCCCAGGCAGTCCGGCTCATTCAGAGCTCTCCAGGACTACATTGAGAGCGATG GCAGCAGGCCCCTGGTGACCAGAAGTGTACGAGCTCCAGTGACGAAGCCCTCCCCGGCAGCCAGCATACTGTCCAAGCTGCCGCTGTGTGATAAATGTGGCCAAGGCATTGT GGGCCCCGTGGTGAAGGCCCGGGACAAGTTCCGCCACCCGGCTTGTTTCCTGTGCGCCGACTGTAATATCAACCTGAAGCAGAAGGGCTACTTCTTCGTGGAGGGCCAGCTGTACTGCGAGGCGCACGCCCGGGTCCACACGGTGCCTAAGGATGGTCACGACCTCATCACTGTTTATCCTTCCAATTaa
- the LOC105901759 gene encoding LRP2-binding protein codes for MASGCEVASEEQIKYANRILKAVKYIYPEENVIGEAIEKPDSTASYATLLEKAERLLRFGEKTGDYQARFLLGLVHFEKHHYAEALTAFNSIKDQDPRALYQLGVMHFDGLGTPADLTLAVEYMNRVAQSDSPQAGQIKHAALYNIGQAHMEGYGVPASSVEAERYWLEAAADGSPNASVKAQTALGMFYSKPETLDLTKAFSWHFEACGNGSLESQGALGIMYLHGQGIRKDMESGLYCLRGAAERGNVYAQGHLVALYYHRKIFSKAVALAKRISEYNDIQAIARETGCVAEFVTKGIAIALFYYARCLQTGHGVKQDETRAETFFSKAVELDTEVCKELQLDIAMGKL; via the exons ATGGCGTCTGGTTGTGAGGTCGCGTCTGAGGAGCAAATCAAATACGCAAACAGGATTTTAAAAGCCGTCAAATATATTTACCCAGAAGAGAATGTGATTGGAGAAGCTATTGAGAAACCag ACTCTACTGCCAGCTATGCCACCTTGCTGGAGAAGGCTGAGAGGTTGTTGAGATTCGGGGAGAAGACAGGTGACTATCAGGCCCGGTTTCTTCTGGGACTTGTCCACTTTGAAAAG CATCACTATGCAGAGGCACTTACAGCCTTCAACTCCATCAAAGATCAAGACCCACGAGCCCTCTATCAGCTTGGAGTCATGCACTTCGATGGCCTGGGGACCCCTGCAGATCTG ACTTTGGCTGTGGAGTACATGAACAGAGTTGCCCAGTCAGACAGCCCTCAAGCAGGCCAGATCAAACATGCTGCACTCTACAACATTGGCCAGGCTCACATGGAAGGGTATGGAGTCCCTGCCTCCAGTGTTGAGGCAGAGAG ATACTGGTTGGAAGCAGCTGCAGATGGAAGCCCTAATGCCAGCGTCAAAGCTCAGACTGCCCTTGGGATGTTCTACTCCAAGCCAGAGACGCTGGACCTCACCAAG GCATTTTCCTGGCACTTCGAGGCCTGTGGCAACGGCAGTCTGGAGTCCCAGGGTGCCCTGGGCATCATGTACCTTCACGGACAAGGCATACGCAAGGACATGGAGTCTGGCCTGTACTGCCTGAGGGGGGCAGCAGAGCGGGGCAACGTGTACGCACAAGGGCACCTGGTGGCACTCTACTACCACAGGAAGATCTTCTCCAAGGCTGTGGCCCTTGCCAAGAG GATCTCTGAATACAACGACATCCAGGCCATCGCCAGGGAAACCGGATGCGTGGCGGAGTTTGTCACTAAGGGCATCGCCATCGCCCTCTTCTATTATGCCCGCTGTCTGCAAACTGGGCACGgtgtcaagcaggacgagacaCGAGCCGAGACCTTTTTTTCTAAG GCAGTGGAGCTGGACACTGAAGTGTGTAAAGAGCTGCAGTTGGACATCGCCATGGGGAAACTATAA
- the c20h4orf47 gene encoding UPF0602 protein C4orf47 homolog, whose translation MPPEGKSDMERVGLFQEMGYVSIGDTYTPFGYRPCNESAYKNKQMQTSVPKRKSGLQSGFFDTQFKRIFEREALSDPVKQNRQYRIQQSKKNIGKTFLPSNGEKKPSGVGSYYGTISGPMEAMSAQRVPREPYKSSGKNLYTSPSQKGSGYGYPNVTLSKLDPYSPDPYDRVKELFKREMTNHKTKLKGGQFRLNLHPKDYFDNNPFKIDKPLPPSKRMDERKHHFAVPFKPSSPSKTIGGMKAGTFDTYPRHSADTYITQKPKTLTTNKEGKIFRPTAGLKSTPVKSIITVNVNKMVNATNYNTMPPVMKLII comes from the exons ATGCCGCCGGAGGGGAAATCCGACATGGAAAGAGTGGGACTCTTCCAAGAGATGGGCTACGTATCCATCGGAGACACATACACTCCGTTTGGTTACC GTCCATGTAATGAGTCGGCGTACAAGAATAAACAGATGCAGACGTCAGTGCCCAAGAGAAAGTCCGGGCTACAGTCTGGGTTTTTCGATACTCAGTTCAAAAGGATCTTTGAGCGGGAGGCCCTCAGTGACCCTGTGAAACAAAACAGGCAATACAGGATCCAGCAGTCTAAAAAGAATATAGGAAAGACCTTTCTCCCAAGCAATGGAGAGAAGAAACC CTCAGGTGTTGGCAGCTACTACGGAACCATTAGTGGCCCTATGGAGGCCATGAGTGCCCAGCGAGTCCCCAGAGAACCGTACAAATCATCGGGGAAGAACCTGTACACTAGTCCATCCCAGAAGGGAAGTGGTTATGG ATATCCAAATGTCACCTTGTCCAAACTTGACCCTTACTCCCCTGACCCCTATGACAGGGTAAAGGAACTGTTTAAG AGGGAGATGACAAACCACAAGACGAAGCTGAAAGGGGGACAGTTCCGCTTGAACCTCCACCCAAAAGACTACTTTGACAACAATCCCTTCAAAATAGATAAGCCTCTCCCACCCTCTAAGAGAATGGATGAGAGAAAACATCACTTTGCAGTCCCCTTCAAACCATCCTCTCCCAGCAAAACG ATTGGAGGTATGAAGGCTGGGACGTTTGACACCTACCCCAGACACTCAGCGGACACTTACATCACCCAGAAGCCAAAGACACTCACCACCAACAAGGAGGGCAAGATCTTTCGCCCGACCGCAGGACTCAAGAGCACCCCAGTTAAGAGCATCATCACTGTCAATGTCAACAA GATGGTGAATGCAACAAACTACAACACAATGCCACCTGTTATGAAACTGATCATCTAA
- the pdlim3b gene encoding PDZ and LIM domain protein 3b isoform X3: MPQNVVLDGPAPWGFRLAGGKDFNQPLTISRVTPGSKASLANLCPGDVILAIEGEPADGLTHGEAQLKIKDFTNQLTFKIERPQSWLWSPAVATDDGKVNPFKINLEAEQQEFKPIGTGHNRRAQPFVAASLEDNRQVVSSSYNTPIGLYSAGNIQDALHGQIRGLPHDKPEGGKMLSSIEDSHVYRMLQDNQDLPHEPRQSGSFRALQDYIESDGSRPLVTRSVRAPVTKPSPAASILSKLPLCDKCGQGIVGPVVKARDKFRHPACFLCADCNINLKQKGYFFVEGQLYCEAHARVHTVPKDGHDLITVYPSN; encoded by the exons atgcCACAGAACGTGGTCCTGGACGGACCTGCCCCCTGGGGATTTCGCCTCGCGGGAGGCAAGGACTTCAACCAGCCCCTGACCATCTCCAGG GTAACCCCTGGTAGTAAGGCCTCACTGGCAAACCTGTGCCCAGGTGATGTCATCCTTGCAATAGAAGGGGAGCCAGCAGATGGCCTGACCCATGGCGAAGCCCAGCTAAAGATCAAAGACTTCACCAACCAGCTCACCTTCAAGATTGAGAG ACCCCAATCCTGGCTCTGGTCCCCCGCGGTTGCCACCGACGACGGTAAAGTGAACCCGTTCAAAATCAACCTGGAGGCTGAACAGCAA GAGTTCAAACCGATCGGCACAGGGCACAACCGGAGAGCCCAGCCATTTGTGGCCGCCAGCCTGGAGGACAACCGGCAGGTGGTGAGCTCGTCCTACAACACACCCATAGGCCTCTACTCCGCGGGAAACATCCAGGATGCCCTCCACGGACAGATCCGGGGCCTCCCCCATGACAAGCCAGAGGG TGGAAAAATGCTGTCATCCATTGAGGACTCCCATGTATACCGCATGCTCCAGGACAACCAGGACCTGCCCCACGAGCCCAGGCAGTCCGGCTCATTCAGAGCTCTCCAGGACTACATTGAGAGCGATG GCAGCAGGCCCCTGGTGACCAGAAGTGTACGAGCTCCAGTGACGAAGCCCTCCCCGGCAGCCAGCATACTGTCCAAGCTGCCGCTGTGTGATAAATGTGGCCAAGGCATTGT GGGCCCCGTGGTGAAGGCCCGGGACAAGTTCCGCCACCCGGCTTGTTTCCTGTGCGCCGACTGTAATATCAACCTGAAGCAGAAGGGCTACTTCTTCGTGGAGGGCCAGCTGTACTGCGAGGCGCACGCCCGGGTCCACACGGTGCCTAAGGATGGTCACGACCTCATCACTGTTTATCCTTCCAATTaa